A stretch of Ipomoea triloba cultivar NCNSP0323 chromosome 11, ASM357664v1 DNA encodes these proteins:
- the LOC115996096 gene encoding uncharacterized protein LOC115996096, producing the protein MSMVGQLMYFLGLQVKQGSDGYFISQEKYANNLTKKFDLESCKSPRTPISTSTKLAKDEARQPIDPTLYHSLIGSLLYLIASRLDIMHSVGMCARYQATTKESHLIVAKIILKYVKEIVEYGLWYSKDSEICLVGYCDADWAGNIDDRKSTSGGCFFI; encoded by the coding sequence ATGTCAATGGTTGGTCAACTGATGTACTTTCTGGGTCTTCAAGTGAAACAAGGATCTGATGGATACTTTATATCACAAGAGAAATATGCCAATAACTTAACCAAGAAGTTTGACTTGGAATCGTGTAAATCCCCCAGAACACCCATTTCTACCTCTACCAAACTAGCCAAAGATGAAGCCCGTCAACCAATAGATCCAACATTGTATCATAGCCTAATTGGTAGCTTACTGTATCTGATAGCAAGTCGACTAGATATTATGCACAGTGTAGGTATGTGTGCCAGATATCAAGCAACTACAAAGGAATCACATCTGATTGTAGCCAAgataattttgaaatatgtaAAAGAAATTGTGGAATATGGATTATGGTATTCTAAAGACAGTGAGATATGTCTTGTAGGTTACTGTGATGCTGACTGGGCAGGTAACATTGATGATCGTAAAAGTACTTCTGGTGGATGTTTCTTTATATAG